Proteins co-encoded in one Stenotrophomonas maltophilia genomic window:
- a CDS encoding chemotaxis protein — translation MSHDLLNRIDQRTRLAGHNRLALLLFRLGGRQLFGVNVFKVQEVLRRPELFQVPGLPSQFAGVADVRGRSVPVLDLGLAIGHPEREPDADTSPGYLVVTEFNRSIQGFLVSGVERIVNIAVEDIHPPPELGAESSYLTAVTRFQGELIQVIDVESVLADIAQVRGEAVLDPAMAMPADGPQLQVLVVDDSRVARQQIRSVLDQLGVGATLLSDGKQALDHLLQIHASGENPAERYAMVISDIEMPAMDGYTLTTEIRRHPGLAGLYVLLHTSLSGVFNNAMVERVGANAFVAKYSPHELADFVLDRLRKVALAA, via the coding sequence ATGTCCCATGACCTGCTCAACCGGATCGACCAGCGGACCCGACTGGCCGGCCACAATCGCCTGGCGCTGCTGCTGTTCCGTCTCGGCGGACGTCAGCTTTTTGGCGTCAACGTCTTCAAGGTGCAGGAAGTCCTGCGTCGCCCGGAACTGTTCCAGGTGCCCGGGCTGCCGAGCCAGTTTGCCGGCGTTGCCGATGTCCGCGGGCGCTCGGTGCCGGTGCTGGACCTGGGCCTGGCGATCGGCCACCCCGAACGTGAACCCGATGCGGATACGTCGCCCGGCTACCTGGTGGTGACCGAATTCAACCGTTCGATCCAGGGCTTCCTGGTCAGCGGCGTGGAGCGCATCGTCAACATCGCGGTGGAAGACATCCATCCGCCGCCGGAACTGGGCGCCGAATCCAGCTACCTGACCGCGGTGACCCGCTTCCAGGGCGAGCTGATCCAGGTGATCGACGTGGAAAGCGTGCTGGCCGACATTGCCCAGGTCCGCGGCGAAGCCGTGCTGGATCCGGCCATGGCGATGCCGGCCGATGGCCCGCAGCTGCAGGTGCTGGTGGTGGACGACTCGCGCGTGGCCCGCCAGCAGATCCGCAGCGTACTGGACCAGCTGGGCGTGGGCGCCACCCTGCTCTCCGATGGCAAACAGGCACTGGACCATCTGCTGCAGATCCATGCCTCCGGTGAAAACCCGGCCGAGCGCTACGCCATGGTCATTTCGGACATCGAGATGCCGGCCATGGACGGCTACACGCTGACGACGGAAATCCGGCGCCATCCGGGCCTGGCCGGCCTGTATGTGCTGCTGCACACCTCGCTGTCGGGCGTATTCAACAATGCGATGGTCGAGCGCGTTGGCGCCAACGCCTTCGTCGCCAAGTACTCGCCGCACGAGCTGGCCGACTTCGTGCTGGACCGACTGCGCAAGGTGGCGCTGGCGGCGTAA
- a CDS encoding flagellar basal body rod protein FlgF has translation MDKALYVAMTGARASLQAQGTLSHNLANSDTPGFKEALANTEAFPIRGPGFASRVDALHVDAGFNRRPGAQHITGKPLDLALQSGTWLAVQASDGSEAYTRGAALSVTPNGQLVTSGGRTVLDDNNNPIAIPPYQAMEIGADGTISIIPQGEGPQTMAQIGRIKVVQAPDERLERGLDGLFRNTDPRQPFAPAQGTAVHSGQLEGSNVDAAGALVQMIQLQRQYEMQVQVIKHGDDNARSANSLLRLGS, from the coding sequence ATGGATAAAGCCCTTTACGTGGCGATGACCGGTGCCCGCGCCTCCCTGCAGGCGCAGGGAACGCTCAGCCACAACCTCGCCAACTCGGACACCCCCGGCTTCAAGGAAGCGCTGGCCAACACCGAAGCCTTCCCGATCCGCGGCCCGGGCTTTGCCTCGCGGGTGGATGCGCTGCACGTCGACGCCGGCTTCAACCGCCGGCCCGGCGCGCAGCACATCACCGGCAAGCCGCTGGACCTGGCGCTGCAGAGCGGCACCTGGCTGGCGGTGCAGGCCAGCGACGGCAGCGAAGCGTATACGCGCGGCGCCGCCCTGTCGGTGACGCCGAACGGCCAGCTGGTGACCTCCGGTGGGCGCACGGTGCTGGATGACAACAACAACCCGATCGCCATTCCGCCCTACCAGGCGATGGAGATCGGCGCCGACGGCACGATCTCGATCATCCCGCAGGGCGAAGGCCCGCAGACGATGGCGCAGATCGGCCGGATCAAGGTGGTACAGGCCCCGGACGAGCGCCTTGAGCGCGGCCTGGATGGCCTGTTCCGCAACACCGACCCGCGCCAGCCGTTCGCTCCCGCCCAGGGTACGGCGGTGCACAGCGGCCAGCTGGAGGGCAGCAACGTCGATGCCGCCGGCGCACTGGTGCAGATGATCCAGCTGCAACGCCAGTACGAAATGCAGGTGCAGGTGATCAAGCACGGCGATGACAACGCGCGCAGCGCCAACAGCCTGCTGCGCCTGGGCAGCTGA
- a CDS encoding flagellar protein FlgN, with product MTAAMSEPLQRLAQALDVERQALVEHDVHALIRATGAKLEALRALEGAPPVGQGEQLQELAERNRANGVLLSRRRREVNWALRQLGRTEDASSYDAKGQSHAIIAGRPLAVA from the coding sequence ATGACGGCGGCGATGAGCGAGCCGCTGCAGCGCCTTGCCCAGGCCCTGGACGTTGAGCGCCAGGCCCTGGTCGAGCACGACGTGCATGCCCTGATCCGGGCCACCGGAGCCAAGCTGGAAGCGCTGCGGGCGCTGGAAGGCGCGCCGCCGGTCGGGCAGGGCGAGCAGCTGCAGGAACTGGCCGAGCGCAACCGCGCCAACGGCGTGCTGCTCTCGCGGCGCCGCCGTGAGGTCAACTGGGCGCTGCGCCAGCTCGGCCGTACCGAGGACGCCTCGTCCTACGATGCCAAGGGCCAGTCGCACGCGATCATCGCGGGCCGCCCGCTCGCCGTCGCCTGA
- a CDS encoding ATP-binding protein: MSAANALVTAPLPPQPVLQALLERLREGLLLFTEDGQVALANPAAQALLAGAEEAATPPPQRLRELLPPDALEHARQQGQWNGSLPLGEGVVIAHLYHHGPVGQGHFLALFRHIEGQEDYERELQQRHAELRQAYLRLNGTQEKLLQSEKMASIGQLAAGVAHEINNPIGYVHSNLGSLQEYLRSLFTVIEAYERALRAPDPKALIPEIDDIRDRLDIDFISRDLPQLMAESREGIERVTRIVRDLKDFSYSGRDESWKLVDLHAGLESTINIIWNELKYKVTLVREFGQLPLVECLPSELNQVYMNLLLNAGHAIAERGTITVRTGVEGDHVWVEFEDTGGGISPELRQRIFDPFFTTKPVGSGTGLGLSISYSIINKHHGRIDLDSTPGVGSRFRVVLPVKQPR; encoded by the coding sequence GTGTCCGCTGCCAACGCCCTCGTTACTGCCCCCCTTCCGCCGCAGCCGGTGCTGCAGGCTCTGCTTGAGCGCCTGCGCGAAGGCCTGTTGCTGTTCACCGAGGATGGGCAGGTGGCCCTGGCCAACCCGGCGGCGCAGGCTCTGCTCGCCGGTGCCGAAGAGGCCGCAACGCCACCGCCGCAGCGCCTGCGTGAACTGCTGCCGCCGGATGCACTGGAACACGCGCGCCAGCAGGGGCAGTGGAATGGGAGCCTGCCGCTGGGCGAGGGCGTGGTCATCGCCCATCTGTACCACCACGGCCCGGTGGGCCAGGGGCATTTCCTGGCGCTGTTCCGGCATATCGAAGGCCAGGAAGATTACGAACGTGAGCTGCAGCAGCGCCATGCCGAGCTGCGCCAGGCCTATCTGCGCCTGAACGGTACCCAGGAAAAGCTGCTGCAGTCGGAAAAGATGGCGTCCATCGGCCAGCTCGCCGCCGGTGTCGCGCACGAGATCAACAATCCGATCGGCTACGTGCACTCCAACCTGGGCAGCCTGCAGGAGTACCTGCGCAGCCTGTTCACCGTGATCGAGGCCTACGAGCGCGCACTGCGCGCGCCGGACCCGAAAGCGCTGATTCCGGAAATCGACGATATCCGTGACCGCCTGGACATCGACTTCATCAGCCGCGACCTGCCGCAGCTGATGGCCGAGTCGCGCGAGGGCATCGAGCGGGTGACGCGCATCGTGCGCGATCTGAAGGACTTCTCGTATTCCGGCCGCGACGAGTCGTGGAAGCTGGTCGACCTGCATGCAGGCCTGGAATCGACCATCAACATCATCTGGAACGAGCTCAAGTACAAGGTCACCCTGGTGCGTGAGTTCGGCCAGCTGCCGCTGGTGGAATGCCTGCCGTCCGAGTTGAACCAGGTGTACATGAACCTGCTGCTCAACGCCGGCCATGCCATCGCCGAGCGCGGCACCATCACCGTGCGTACCGGCGTGGAAGGTGATCACGTCTGGGTCGAGTTCGAAGATACCGGCGGTGGCATCTCGCCGGAGCTGCGCCAGCGCATCTTCGATCCGTTCTTCACCACCAAGCCGGTGGGCAGCGGTACCGGCCTGGGCCTGTCGATCTCCTACAGCATCATCAACAAGCACCATGGCCGCATCGACCTGGACAGCACGCCGGGCGTCGGCTCGCGCTTCCGCGTGGTATTGCCGGTGAAGCAGCCGCGCTGA
- a CDS encoding EAL domain-containing protein: protein MWNPNLPPVSIDDAPDRLGAGNPELQAMVAEAASGGTALMLMHVDIDHFASVNENMSAEVGDQALVLVAQRLQSYLRGRGKLWRHGSDEFLLAVPRTDDVPLPEDFAEEIRQQMELPLSVLPYTLFMTGKLGVSLCPEHASSTSRLLDHAEDALYQAAREGGNAVRIHAVDTPPSAHSESIIARQIVDAIPNGELKLRYQPLVSARDGHVVGMEALLRWQSPTLGMLVPERFMRTAERLGIIVQIGTWVLEGALKQARLWRDQGFDDFTIAVNVSTLQLLRPNFFAEVMGLMQAAGVPAQMLTLEINESALTNNVNFVHETLANLRNEGISLSLDNFGTGDSSLSALVRYPVDKLKIDRSFIKSAPAGNREAAIARAIIAMGHQLGMTVIANGVESQAQLGFLRRNDCDVFQGYLFGEPMSADAAGMTLRRRYLRPEAFAETRPDRTLLLLDDEENVLRSLVRLFRRDGYRILAAGNVRDAFDLLAINDVQVILSDQRMSDMSGTEFLGRVKMLYPDTIRLVLSGYTDLNTVTDAINRGAIYRFLTKPWNDDELRKHIHQAFRTYEEQRRSNAGPAAAEPVDGGEDRPLR, encoded by the coding sequence ATGTGGAATCCCAACCTGCCCCCGGTTAGCATCGATGATGCACCCGATCGCCTTGGCGCCGGCAACCCTGAGCTGCAGGCGATGGTCGCCGAAGCCGCCTCCGGGGGCACGGCGCTGATGCTGATGCACGTGGACATCGACCACTTCGCCTCGGTCAACGAGAACATGAGTGCCGAAGTGGGCGACCAGGCGCTGGTGCTGGTGGCACAGCGACTGCAGTCCTATCTGCGCGGGCGCGGCAAGCTGTGGCGGCATGGCAGCGACGAGTTCCTGCTGGCCGTACCGCGCACCGACGATGTGCCGCTGCCGGAGGATTTCGCCGAAGAGATCCGTCAGCAGATGGAACTGCCGCTGTCGGTGCTGCCGTACACGCTGTTCATGACCGGCAAGCTCGGCGTGAGCCTGTGCCCCGAACACGCCAGCAGCACCTCGCGCCTGCTCGACCATGCCGAAGATGCGCTGTACCAGGCCGCCCGCGAAGGCGGCAACGCGGTGCGCATCCACGCGGTGGATACCCCGCCCAGCGCGCACAGCGAGAGCATCATCGCCCGCCAGATCGTCGATGCCATTCCCAACGGTGAGCTGAAGCTGCGCTATCAGCCGCTGGTGAGCGCCCGCGACGGCCACGTGGTGGGCATGGAAGCGCTGCTGCGCTGGCAGTCGCCCACGCTGGGCATGCTGGTGCCGGAGCGCTTCATGCGCACCGCCGAGCGGCTCGGCATCATCGTGCAGATCGGCACCTGGGTGCTGGAGGGTGCGTTGAAGCAGGCGCGGCTGTGGCGTGACCAGGGTTTTGACGATTTCACCATCGCGGTCAACGTGTCCACCCTGCAGCTGCTGCGCCCCAATTTCTTTGCCGAGGTGATGGGCCTGATGCAGGCCGCCGGTGTGCCGGCGCAGATGCTGACGCTGGAGATCAACGAGAGTGCGTTGACCAACAACGTCAATTTCGTGCACGAGACGCTGGCCAACCTGCGCAACGAAGGCATCAGCCTGAGCCTGGACAACTTCGGCACCGGCGACTCCAGCCTCAGCGCACTGGTGCGCTACCCGGTGGACAAGCTGAAGATCGACCGCAGCTTCATCAAGAGCGCGCCGGCCGGTAATCGCGAGGCGGCCATCGCCCGCGCGATCATCGCCATGGGCCACCAGCTGGGCATGACGGTCATTGCCAATGGCGTGGAATCGCAGGCACAGCTGGGCTTCCTGCGCCGCAACGACTGCGACGTGTTCCAGGGCTATCTGTTCGGCGAGCCGATGTCGGCCGATGCCGCCGGCATGACCCTGCGCCGCCGTTACCTGCGCCCGGAGGCCTTCGCCGAAACCCGCCCGGACCGCACGCTGCTGCTGCTGGACGATGAAGAGAACGTACTGCGTTCGCTGGTGCGCCTGTTCCGCCGTGACGGCTACCGGATCCTGGCCGCCGGCAACGTGCGCGATGCCTTCGACCTGCTGGCGATCAACGACGTGCAGGTGATCCTGTCCGACCAGCGCATGAGCGACATGAGCGGCACCGAGTTCCTGGGCCGGGTGAAGATGCTGTACCCGGATACGATCCGCCTGGTGCTGTCCGGCTACACCGATCTGAACACGGTGACCGATGCGATCAACCGCGGTGCGATCTACCGCTTCCTGACCAAGCCCTGGAACGACGACGAACTGCGCAAGCACATCCACCAGGCGTTCCGCACCTACGAGGAGCAGCGCCGCAGCAATGCCGGGCCGGCAGCGGCCGAGCCGGTGGATGGCGGTGAGGATCGACCGCTGCGGTGA
- the flgH gene encoding flagellar basal body L-ring protein FlgH, with protein sequence MSSISNFARTALACAVVALLGGCVIAGDVRPYAAMAPIQPIMPPQAAPTAGAIYAAGPTLQLYSDRRARDVGDLLTITLLENTTAQTSANTATNKESNLSLGSPSIFGAPVTLGGKDILSASAEGKRDFSGKGNSAQSNRLQGNVTVTVIQRLPNGNLVVQGQKNLRLNQGDELVQVQGIVRPGDISQDNTIPSSRVAEARIVYGGRGPVAQSNAMGWLSRFFNSGLTPF encoded by the coding sequence ATGTCGTCCATTTCCAACTTCGCCCGCACTGCCCTGGCCTGCGCTGTGGTCGCCCTGCTCGGTGGCTGCGTGATCGCCGGCGACGTGCGTCCCTACGCGGCGATGGCACCGATCCAGCCGATCATGCCGCCGCAGGCCGCGCCAACTGCCGGTGCGATCTATGCCGCCGGCCCGACCCTGCAGCTGTACTCGGACCGGCGCGCGCGCGACGTCGGCGACCTGCTGACCATCACGCTGCTGGAAAACACCACCGCGCAGACCAGCGCCAACACCGCCACCAACAAGGAATCCAACCTGAGCCTGGGCAGCCCGAGCATCTTCGGTGCGCCGGTCACCCTGGGCGGCAAGGACATCCTCAGCGCCAGTGCGGAAGGCAAGCGTGATTTCAGTGGCAAGGGCAACAGCGCGCAGAGCAACCGCCTGCAGGGCAATGTCACGGTCACGGTGATCCAGCGCCTGCCCAACGGCAACCTGGTGGTACAGGGGCAGAAGAACCTGCGGCTGAACCAGGGCGACGAACTGGTGCAGGTACAGGGCATCGTGCGCCCGGGCGACATCAGCCAGGACAACACCATTCCCTCCAGCCGCGTGGCCGAAGCGCGCATCGTCTACGGCGGTCGCGGCCCGGTTGCGCAGTCCAATGCGATGGGCTGGCTGAGCCGCTTCTTCAACTCCGGGCTGACGCCGTTCTGA
- the flgE gene encoding flagellar hook protein FlgE produces the protein MGFNVSLSGINAANTDLSVTANNVANVNTTGFKQSRAEFADLFASTSYGLSTNQTGSGVRVSNVAQQFIQGHNEQTGRSLDMAISGEGFFTMNMNGSRVYSRAGNFQTDSSGYVVNPQGARLQVFAPNADGTNFDAGRLVDLQLLTTDSPPKQTSEVKVGFTLPANAKQPTVATFDPTDSNSYNHSSGGITVYDSLGVSHIQVSYFVKGANPNEWTVRNYVDGQPAGTPTTVTFDNSGKLTSPANGKVSLGTFTPTTGAGQLNMTLDIGGSTQYGEKFALRNTQQDGYAAGKLNEITVSESGVVYARYSNGDDKPLGQVALTTFNNTQGLESKGNNLWVETFESGTPRTGMPDTSNLGKIQAGSLEASTVDLTEQLVNMITAQRNFQANAQMITTQDQITQTVINIR, from the coding sequence ATGGGCTTCAATGTCTCGCTGTCCGGCATCAATGCCGCCAACACCGACCTGAGCGTCACCGCCAACAACGTGGCCAACGTCAACACCACCGGCTTCAAGCAGTCGCGTGCCGAGTTCGCCGACCTTTTCGCCTCCACCAGCTATGGCCTGTCGACCAACCAGACCGGCTCGGGCGTGCGCGTTTCCAACGTCGCCCAGCAGTTCATCCAGGGCCACAACGAACAGACCGGGCGCAGCCTGGACATGGCCATTTCCGGTGAGGGCTTCTTCACCATGAACATGAACGGCTCGCGCGTGTACTCGCGCGCCGGCAACTTCCAGACCGACTCGTCCGGCTATGTGGTCAACCCGCAGGGCGCACGCCTGCAGGTGTTCGCGCCGAATGCCGACGGCACCAATTTCGATGCAGGCCGCCTGGTCGACCTGCAGCTGCTGACCACCGACAGCCCGCCGAAGCAGACCAGCGAAGTGAAGGTCGGCTTCACCCTGCCGGCCAATGCCAAGCAGCCGACGGTCGCCACCTTCGATCCGACCGACTCCAACAGCTACAACCACTCCAGCGGCGGCATCACCGTGTACGACTCGCTGGGCGTGAGCCATATCCAGGTCTCCTACTTCGTCAAGGGCGCCAACCCGAACGAGTGGACCGTGCGCAATTACGTGGACGGCCAGCCGGCCGGCACCCCCACGACGGTCACCTTCGACAACAGCGGCAAGCTGACCAGCCCGGCCAACGGCAAGGTCAGCCTGGGCACCTTCACCCCGACCACCGGTGCCGGCCAGCTGAACATGACGCTGGATATCGGCGGCTCGACCCAGTACGGCGAGAAGTTCGCGCTGCGCAACACGCAGCAGGACGGCTATGCCGCCGGCAAGCTCAACGAGATCACCGTGTCCGAATCGGGTGTGGTCTACGCACGCTATTCCAACGGCGACGACAAGCCGCTGGGCCAGGTCGCGCTGACCACCTTCAACAACACCCAGGGCCTGGAATCGAAGGGCAACAATCTGTGGGTGGAGACCTTCGAATCGGGTACGCCGCGCACCGGCATGCCCGACACCTCCAACCTCGGCAAGATCCAGGCCGGTTCGCTGGAGGCGTCCACCGTGGATCTCACCGAGCAGCTGGTCAACATGATCACCGCGCAGCGCAACTTCCAGGCCAACGCGCAGATGATCACCACCCAGGACCAGATCACCCAGACGGTCATCAACATCCGTTGA
- the flgB gene encoding flagellar basal body rod protein FlgB, with translation MRNLITDYLGVHAQAMPLREQRMKLIASNLGNADTPGYKAQDLDFDAALRHAQGQNANGLMTTTNEQHYEISSGLNPFQVAREGVQPSLDGNTVDPDAERAAYGRAALEYRASLSFVESKVRSMLTAITGQ, from the coding sequence GTGCGCAACCTGATTACCGACTACCTGGGCGTCCACGCCCAGGCCATGCCGTTGCGCGAACAGCGGATGAAGCTGATCGCCAGCAACCTCGGCAATGCCGACACTCCCGGCTACAAGGCCCAGGACCTGGACTTCGATGCCGCCCTGCGCCACGCCCAGGGCCAGAATGCCAACGGCCTGATGACCACCACCAACGAACAGCACTACGAAATCAGTAGTGGCCTGAACCCGTTCCAGGTGGCCCGTGAAGGGGTGCAGCCCAGCCTGGACGGCAACACCGTCGACCCCGATGCCGAGCGTGCGGCCTATGGCCGTGCCGCCCTGGAATACCGCGCCTCGCTCAGCTTCGTCGAGAGCAAGGTGCGTTCCATGCTGACCGCGATCACGGGGCAATAA
- the flgA gene encoding flagellar basal body P-ring formation chaperone FlgA gives MRRVTTLFAIALAAASPWAAAADWQPVASIRTAALSTLPAGSEGEAQVADALRLPKCGGALQVQPTANTTVEVSCPDAGGWRLFVPVKVRRNQTVLVLNRGIGTGETLTAADITTAQRDAARIAGAVLADPNAAIGRIARRPLQAGALLSNNDLVVQRLIKRGDNVALVSRRGSVEVRIAGRAMGDAGENERVSVENLSSRRIVQGTVDAAGDVIVAR, from the coding sequence ATGCGCCGGGTCACAACGCTATTTGCCATCGCGCTGGCCGCGGCCTCGCCATGGGCGGCCGCTGCCGACTGGCAACCGGTCGCCAGCATCCGCACGGCGGCCTTGTCGACGCTGCCGGCCGGCAGCGAAGGCGAGGCGCAGGTGGCCGATGCGCTGCGCCTGCCCAAGTGCGGCGGTGCGCTGCAGGTGCAGCCCACCGCCAACACCACCGTAGAGGTCAGCTGCCCGGATGCGGGGGGCTGGCGGTTGTTCGTACCGGTGAAGGTGCGGCGCAACCAGACCGTACTGGTGCTCAATCGCGGAATCGGTACTGGAGAAACCCTCACCGCCGCCGATATCACCACTGCCCAGCGTGACGCCGCCCGGATAGCCGGCGCGGTGCTGGCCGATCCCAACGCGGCGATCGGCCGCATCGCCCGCCGACCGTTGCAGGCCGGGGCCCTGCTGTCGAACAACGATCTGGTGGTGCAGCGTCTCATCAAGAGAGGAGACAATGTCGCACTGGTGTCGCGTCGCGGCTCGGTCGAGGTCCGCATTGCCGGCCGCGCAATGGGCGATGCCGGTGAGAACGAACGGGTCTCGGTGGAGAACCTGTCCTCGCGGCGGATCGTGCAGGGCACGGTCGATGCCGCAGGTGACGTAATCGTGGCGCGTTGA
- a CDS encoding flagellar hook capping FlgD N-terminal domain-containing protein, with protein MTTAVNNQTSQDVYSALGLNAPNSNATKKKNTLDQADFLRLMTEQLQHQDPLKPMDNTQMVAQMAQMSTVQGITDLNKTVKGFQESMASDQVLRGAALVGHQVLVPSEKLVLEKEGNVEGTVAAPSAGIITVDITDANGAKVTSLSVEAKAAGETAFQWDGKDANGKRMEPGKYSIVANHVDTAGKSTKLSTYVQAPVESVTVGSDGLYLNLKGLGTAPIDYVLRVS; from the coding sequence ATGACCACCGCCGTCAACAACCAGACCAGCCAGGACGTCTACAGTGCTCTCGGCCTGAACGCCCCCAACAGCAACGCGACCAAGAAGAAGAACACGCTGGACCAGGCCGACTTCCTGCGCCTGATGACCGAGCAGCTGCAGCACCAGGATCCGCTCAAGCCGATGGACAACACGCAGATGGTTGCGCAGATGGCGCAGATGTCGACCGTGCAGGGCATCACCGATCTGAACAAGACGGTCAAGGGCTTCCAGGAGTCGATGGCCAGCGACCAGGTGCTGCGGGGTGCCGCGCTGGTCGGCCATCAGGTGCTGGTGCCCTCTGAAAAACTGGTGCTGGAGAAGGAAGGCAACGTGGAAGGCACGGTGGCCGCGCCGTCGGCCGGCATCATCACCGTGGACATCACCGACGCCAACGGCGCCAAGGTCACCTCGCTGAGCGTGGAAGCCAAGGCCGCCGGCGAGACCGCCTTCCAGTGGGACGGCAAGGATGCCAACGGCAAGCGCATGGAACCGGGCAAGTATTCCATCGTCGCCAACCACGTCGACACCGCCGGCAAGAGCACCAAGCTGTCCACTTATGTGCAGGCGCCGGTGGAAAGCGTGACCGTCGGTTCCGACGGCCTGTACCTGAACCTCAAGGGCCTGGGTACGGCCCCGATCGACTACGTGCTCCGCGTCAGCTGA
- the flgM gene encoding flagellar biosynthesis anti-sigma factor FlgM — protein MSQKIDGNLQVPQALRSVTTPASKPGVSSDSPARPVEAADSLRLTGEATNLQAIERELSTAPAIDAQRVAAVRESLQNGTYRINPDAIASRMLELDQQLQG, from the coding sequence ATGAGCCAGAAAATCGACGGCAACCTGCAGGTCCCCCAGGCACTGCGCAGCGTGACGACCCCGGCCAGCAAGCCCGGCGTCAGCAGCGATTCGCCGGCACGCCCGGTCGAGGCGGCCGACAGCCTGCGCCTGACCGGCGAGGCCACCAATCTGCAGGCCATCGAGCGTGAGCTGAGCACCGCGCCGGCCATCGACGCCCAGCGCGTGGCGGCCGTGCGCGAATCGCTGCAGAACGGCACCTACAGGATCAATCCGGACGCGATCGCATCGCGCATGCTTGAGCTGGACCAGCAGCTGCAGGGATGA
- the flgG gene encoding flagellar basal-body rod protein FlgG yields MNQALWIAKTGLDAQQMRMSVVSNNLANTNTTGFKQDRASFEDLLYQQVRQPGGSSSAQTQLPTGLQLGTGVRVVATAKNFEQGGQQQTGRALDVMVNGRGFFEVQMPDGSSAYTRDGSFKINQDSELVTNSGYPVQPGIQIPEGAQSVTIGSDGTISVKMADNAASVEVGALTLTDFVNPAGLQARGENLFLETTASGPAQNGNPGLNGLGTVVQGALEGSNVNVVEELVSMIETQRAYEMNAKAISTTDSMLGYLNNKI; encoded by the coding sequence ATGAACCAGGCATTGTGGATCGCGAAAACCGGACTGGATGCGCAGCAGATGCGCATGTCGGTGGTTTCCAACAATCTCGCCAACACCAACACCACCGGCTTCAAGCAGGACCGTGCCAGCTTCGAGGACCTGCTGTACCAGCAGGTGCGCCAGCCCGGCGGTTCCTCTTCGGCACAGACGCAGCTGCCGACCGGCCTGCAGCTGGGCACCGGCGTGCGCGTGGTCGCCACCGCCAAGAACTTTGAACAAGGTGGCCAGCAGCAGACCGGACGCGCACTGGACGTGATGGTCAACGGCCGTGGCTTCTTCGAAGTGCAGATGCCCGACGGCAGCTCGGCCTACACCCGCGACGGTTCGTTCAAGATCAACCAGGACAGCGAGCTGGTGACCAACAGCGGCTATCCGGTGCAGCCGGGCATCCAGATTCCCGAAGGTGCGCAGTCGGTGACCATCGGCAGCGACGGCACCATCAGCGTGAAGATGGCCGACAACGCCGCCTCGGTGGAAGTGGGTGCATTGACCCTGACCGACTTCGTCAACCCGGCCGGCCTGCAGGCCCGTGGCGAGAATCTGTTCCTGGAAACCACCGCATCGGGTCCGGCGCAGAACGGCAATCCCGGCCTGAACGGCCTGGGCACCGTGGTGCAGGGTGCGCTGGAAGGCAGCAACGTCAACGTGGTGGAAGAGCTGGTGTCGATGATCGAAACCCAGCGCGCCTACGAAATGAACGCCAAGGCGATCTCCACCACCGACTCGATGCTCGGCTACCTCAACAACAAGATCTGA
- the flgC gene encoding flagellar basal body rod protein FlgC, which produces MSNLPIFDIAGSALQAQSVRMSTIASNLSNADTVAGSADAVYKPLEPIFQAVTSKNDPNITSVKVKEITQSEAAPIKRYEPGHPLADADGYIYQPDVDPVAQMVNLISTSRNYQAGVEMLTTAKELALATLTMGR; this is translated from the coding sequence ATGAGCAACCTGCCGATCTTCGATATCGCCGGCTCCGCACTGCAGGCGCAATCGGTGCGCATGAGCACCATCGCCTCCAACCTCTCCAACGCCGACACCGTCGCCGGTTCCGCCGACGCCGTGTACAAGCCGCTGGAGCCGATCTTCCAGGCCGTCACCAGCAAGAACGATCCGAACATCACTTCGGTGAAGGTCAAGGAGATCACCCAGAGCGAAGCAGCGCCGATCAAGCGCTACGAGCCGGGCCACCCGCTGGCCGATGCCGATGGCTACATCTACCAGCCCGACGTCGATCCGGTGGCGCAGATGGTCAACCTGATCTCGACCTCGCGCAACTACCAGGCCGGCGTGGAGATGCTGACCACCGCCAAGGAACTGGCCCTGGCCACCCTGACCATGGGCCGTTGA